A region of Reichenbachiella carrageenanivorans DNA encodes the following proteins:
- a CDS encoding cyclic peptide export ABC transporter has product MKFLILLKKASPRVFVWALLVSVLSGVCSTFVIRLIHQYIDSGLVDVQIFFLQFFVAVICFGVFGVLSSYFISVLTQSMVFNLRIELSKKILNASFQKTERKLDQVLPVLTADINFVSASMNRLPPVVTGLATALGCLVYLFYLSWVLTLGCLGIFTVGFLINYLALPFLKKYSEQARNEWDKIHKNFEGIVLGMKELKLNKEHRENYIHSSIEPNCVNEQKYRVREETLYAVSSRIVEVILFLGIGCFIYVIDGLDWITKESFGDYLLVLLFTVAPLATVSGFLKHIKRTQVSLNKIEQIGISLEDEPNDQVLLTTTDWNAATDPIFSLSGVRFSYGNEEHFAIGPLDLAVMQGEIIYVVGGNGSGKTTFIKLLTGLYKATTGVLTLKNQEIHSHQLDHYRKHFAGVFTDYYLFDDLHHIDEQILEEQAQGLLEQLEIAHKVSIVDKKISTTRLSYGQRKRLAMLVSVMEDKEIYIFDEWAANQDPYFKEIFYTKLLPELQQKGKTIVAISHDEKYFPYADRVLKMVEGELAVINSKQDVLSS; this is encoded by the coding sequence ATGAAGTTTTTGATTTTATTAAAAAAAGCATCACCTCGAGTGTTTGTATGGGCACTTTTAGTAAGCGTGCTGTCGGGAGTGTGCTCCACTTTTGTGATTCGACTCATACACCAGTATATCGATTCGGGATTGGTGGATGTCCAAATTTTCTTCCTGCAATTTTTCGTGGCGGTCATTTGCTTCGGAGTGTTTGGGGTGCTTTCCTCTTATTTTATATCCGTGCTTACGCAATCTATGGTTTTCAACTTGAGAATCGAGTTGTCAAAAAAAATACTGAATGCTTCTTTTCAGAAAACAGAGCGCAAACTTGATCAGGTCTTGCCAGTATTGACTGCAGATATCAACTTTGTATCAGCCAGTATGAATAGATTGCCGCCTGTAGTCACTGGGTTAGCTACGGCACTGGGTTGTTTAGTGTATCTTTTTTACTTGTCTTGGGTACTCACCCTTGGTTGTTTGGGAATTTTTACTGTTGGTTTTTTGATCAATTATTTGGCTTTGCCTTTCTTGAAAAAATACAGTGAGCAGGCAAGAAACGAATGGGATAAAATCCATAAGAATTTTGAAGGGATCGTACTGGGGATGAAGGAGCTCAAACTCAATAAAGAGCATCGAGAAAATTATATTCATTCGAGCATAGAACCCAATTGTGTAAACGAACAAAAGTATAGGGTCAGAGAGGAGACGCTCTATGCCGTGTCTTCACGTATCGTGGAGGTTATACTTTTTTTAGGGATTGGGTGTTTTATCTATGTTATAGATGGTTTGGATTGGATCACCAAAGAGTCTTTTGGAGATTACTTGCTTGTCTTACTTTTTACAGTAGCACCTTTAGCCACTGTGAGTGGTTTTCTCAAACACATCAAACGTACGCAGGTTTCATTGAATAAAATAGAGCAAATAGGCATATCGCTTGAAGACGAACCGAACGATCAGGTGTTGCTCACAACTACAGATTGGAATGCTGCTACTGATCCTATATTCTCTCTTTCAGGGGTTCGCTTTAGCTATGGCAACGAAGAGCATTTTGCAATCGGGCCATTAGATCTGGCTGTGATGCAGGGCGAAATTATCTATGTCGTAGGAGGCAATGGAAGCGGTAAAACCACTTTTATTAAGTTGCTGACAGGCTTGTATAAAGCCACCACTGGTGTGCTGACATTGAAAAATCAAGAAATACATTCTCATCAATTAGATCACTATCGCAAACATTTTGCAGGGGTGTTTACAGATTATTATTTGTTCGACGACTTACATCATATAGATGAACAAATATTGGAAGAGCAAGCGCAGGGCTTGTTGGAGCAGTTGGAAATTGCTCATAAGGTGAGCATTGTCGATAAGAAAATTTCCACTACCCGATTGTCATACGGCCAGCGCAAGCGATTAGCCATGCTGGTGTCCGTTATGGAGGACAAGGAGATCTACATTTTTGATGAATGGGCTGCGAATCAAGATCCTTATTTTAAAGAAATATTTTACACCAAACTATTGCCAGAGCTACAGCAAAAGGGTAAAACGATTGTAGCTATTTCTCACGACGAAAAGTATTTTCCATACGCAGATCGAGTACTCAAAATGGTAGAGGGAGAACTTGCCGTCATCAATTCAAAGCAGGATGTTTTGTCTAGTTGA
- a CDS encoding glycosyltransferase family 2 protein translates to MKMTLLQNLNDNLIDRNSIEFVLMDFDEGDQVKQWVLKEFGEFLSDGYLKYFHCPQLSEWNASVAKNTSHKVAAGAVLVNLDCDNYTGLRGGAFVLDQFREAEQNIVLWQFSKIKEDGSFGRIAITRDLFKLLGGYNEAFLPMGYQDNDLMERAKARGALLVHRRDSDYNRAIPNEKYTPATMSYKKMKMTNKAASKKNIRLGHLMANAGLYGLEEVYKLSPGGQLERYEGAID, encoded by the coding sequence TTGAAAATGACGCTTCTTCAAAACCTTAACGATAACTTAATAGACCGCAACTCTATTGAGTTTGTTTTGATGGATTTTGATGAAGGTGACCAAGTGAAGCAATGGGTGCTAAAAGAGTTTGGTGAATTTTTGAGTGATGGCTATCTCAAATACTTCCATTGCCCCCAGCTGAGCGAATGGAATGCTTCTGTGGCCAAAAATACCAGTCATAAAGTAGCGGCAGGTGCCGTGTTGGTCAATTTGGATTGCGACAATTACACAGGGCTAAGAGGGGGGGCTTTTGTACTGGATCAATTTAGAGAAGCCGAACAAAATATAGTGTTGTGGCAGTTTTCTAAAATAAAAGAAGATGGGTCGTTTGGGCGAATAGCTATTACCCGAGATTTATTCAAGCTACTTGGAGGGTACAACGAAGCCTTTTTGCCGATGGGATATCAGGATAATGACCTGATGGAACGTGCCAAGGCCAGAGGTGCCTTGCTCGTACACCGGAGAGACTCCGATTACAACAGAGCCATTCCTAATGAAAAATATACACCAGCGACGATGTCGTATAAAAAAATGAAAATGACCAATAAGGCTGCATCCAAAAAGAACATAAGGCTAGGTCATTTGATGGCTAACGCTGGGCTGTATGGTTTGGAGGAAGTATATAAGCTATCTCCAGGTGGACAATTAGAACGATACGAGGGGGCAATCGATTGA
- a CDS encoding glycosyltransferase family protein, producing MIIAYFVHGRGRGHSSRALSVIKKLILRKYTLKIFAGRDAYPVLKNEGNVSLIQSIFPETSPFGFIKRLIHDYRLLRQINPSVVISDGDAPCTWAAKFLGIPVLSIGHALVFPYCNHAIPLPQWGLLKESLKVRMTSQWADFKFILHFCPLPLKDKQSVLVRPDLDHDTQDGATLPFLVSYFRDGNGEKVLRMLTAAGCSIKNFGHPVNINGVQNFKTDQKHFKKMLRQAQGIVSSAGSNTIFEAMALKKPMLLTYLANEFEQSANAQYITHLGLGQGASFDTINSTHIQQFVHNLDKTKATTYPTHIMPSLSNEVLKYLQVNFK from the coding sequence ATGATAATAGCATATTTCGTCCATGGTCGAGGAAGAGGCCACTCCTCTCGAGCGCTTTCTGTTATCAAAAAGCTAATATTAAGGAAATATACACTTAAGATATTCGCGGGGCGAGACGCCTATCCTGTCCTCAAAAATGAGGGGAATGTAAGCCTGATTCAGTCCATTTTCCCAGAGACCTCTCCCTTCGGTTTTATCAAAAGATTAATCCACGACTATCGGCTGCTACGGCAAATCAATCCTTCTGTAGTAATCTCCGATGGCGATGCCCCCTGTACCTGGGCGGCTAAATTTTTAGGTATTCCCGTACTCTCTATTGGTCATGCCTTGGTTTTTCCCTATTGCAATCACGCCATTCCTTTACCTCAGTGGGGATTACTAAAAGAAAGCCTCAAAGTGCGTATGACTTCCCAATGGGCAGATTTCAAATTCATCCTACACTTTTGTCCGCTTCCACTAAAAGATAAACAGTCTGTATTGGTCAGACCAGATCTTGATCATGACACCCAAGATGGGGCTACTTTGCCTTTTTTAGTTTCATATTTCAGAGACGGAAACGGTGAAAAAGTCTTGCGCATGTTGACAGCCGCTGGTTGCAGCATCAAAAATTTCGGGCATCCAGTTAACATTAACGGAGTACAAAACTTCAAAACAGATCAAAAGCATTTTAAGAAAATGTTACGTCAAGCGCAAGGTATAGTAAGCTCAGCAGGATCCAACACCATCTTCGAAGCCATGGCACTTAAGAAGCCTATGTTGCTTACTTATCTCGCCAATGAGTTTGAACAAAGTGCCAATGCGCAATATATAACCCATTTAGGGCTTGGTCAAGGAGCTTCGTTTGATACAATCAACAGCACGCACATTCAACAATTTGTTCACAATTTGGACAAAACAAAGGCGACTACATACCCAACCCACATTATGCCTTCATTGTCCAATGAAGTATTAAAGTACCTACAGGTAAATTTCAAGTAA
- a CDS encoding glycosyltransferase family 4 protein, with the protein MRKIAIFADVLEENFDGVSITLHKILAAIPSDQFKILVITAHPPKDLSQFPHQIHLCPYLSLPFQKGYRLGLPDRKKLNIVLADFKPDLIHFTSPSLFGRFAIRYAKKHNLPVMNIYHTHFPVYLQYYIGKLGDLLFGGIIKHALMWFYRNSDLTLAPTRTIKKDLIKLGISHEGIKVWGRSLQVGDFSPDFKDPALFDVVIPRGHKKVLFVSRLIKEKEMAMLYKVYRKLRKADKNITMIITGEGPKREWLENKMPKAVFTGKKVGLELSKIYASCDLFFFPSVSETFGNVVIEAMASGLPVVAADAGGPSELVRHKKTGYLVKPGKPKKFSNRIIEILANETMQQEMGQEAQTYIQSRSIESLHHQLWAIYHESIRKYQDEKEKATSPEVTLDQSAIALTK; encoded by the coding sequence ATGAGAAAAATAGCCATTTTTGCCGATGTCTTGGAGGAAAATTTTGACGGCGTCAGTATAACACTGCACAAGATACTCGCAGCTATTCCTTCAGATCAATTCAAAATACTAGTCATTACTGCTCATCCTCCAAAAGACCTCAGCCAATTTCCTCATCAAATACACCTATGTCCATACCTTAGTCTCCCTTTCCAAAAAGGCTATCGATTAGGACTACCCGACAGAAAAAAACTCAACATAGTATTAGCAGATTTTAAACCAGACTTGATACACTTCACTTCTCCTTCTTTGTTCGGGAGGTTTGCTATTCGCTATGCAAAAAAGCATAACCTGCCTGTGATGAACATTTACCACACACATTTTCCCGTGTATTTACAGTATTACATTGGAAAATTAGGCGATCTGCTTTTTGGCGGAATTATCAAACATGCCTTGATGTGGTTTTACCGCAATTCTGATCTCACACTGGCGCCCACTCGTACAATTAAGAAAGACCTTATCAAGCTTGGCATCTCCCATGAAGGGATAAAAGTATGGGGGAGATCGCTACAAGTGGGGGATTTCAGTCCAGACTTCAAAGATCCTGCGTTATTTGATGTCGTCATACCAAGAGGACACAAAAAAGTGTTATTTGTCAGCCGCCTAATCAAAGAGAAAGAAATGGCCATGCTCTACAAGGTCTATCGAAAATTGCGCAAGGCTGACAAGAATATAACCATGATCATCACCGGAGAAGGGCCAAAAAGAGAATGGCTAGAAAACAAAATGCCTAAGGCTGTTTTTACAGGCAAGAAAGTAGGTCTTGAACTCTCGAAAATATACGCTTCGTGTGATCTCTTCTTTTTCCCATCGGTATCCGAAACCTTCGGCAATGTAGTAATAGAAGCCATGGCTTCAGGCCTGCCTGTAGTAGCCGCTGATGCTGGAGGGCCATCAGAGCTGGTACGACACAAAAAAACAGGCTACTTAGTGAAGCCTGGCAAACCAAAGAAGTTTAGCAATAGAATAATAGAGATATTAGCTAACGAGACCATGCAACAAGAGATGGGACAAGAAGCCCAGACATATATTCAATCTCGAAGCATTGAAAGCCTTCACCATCAACTTTGGGCGATCTATCATGAAAGTATCCGCAAATATCAAGACGAAAAGGAAAAAGCAACAAGTCCTGAAGTGACCCTAGATCAATCTGCTATCGCCCTGACTAAATAA
- the tsf gene encoding translation elongation factor Ts has protein sequence MAITAQDVNKLRQMTGAGMMDCKKALVEAEGDFDKAIEILRKKGQKVSASRADRETNEGIVIVKTNEDHTVGVLVAFSCETDFVAKNDAFVSLGEELATAAFTQKPADAAALKALKADGDLTFDDKITELIGKIGEKLDIVAYEVMEGEAVVPYIHAGSKLGVLVSLKNTNGADVLEAGKDVGMQIAAMNPVAVDKDGVDATVVEKEIEIGKDQARQEGKPEAMLEKIALGKLNKFYKENTLLSQAFVKDNGVNISQYLDSVSKGMTVAEFKRITIG, from the coding sequence ATGGCAATTACTGCACAAGATGTAAACAAGCTGCGTCAGATGACTGGAGCTGGTATGATGGATTGTAAAAAGGCCTTGGTTGAGGCTGAAGGTGATTTCGATAAAGCCATCGAAATTCTGAGAAAAAAAGGTCAGAAAGTTTCTGCATCTAGAGCTGATAGAGAAACTAACGAGGGTATTGTAATTGTAAAAACTAACGAAGACCATACGGTTGGTGTATTAGTGGCATTCTCTTGTGAAACTGACTTTGTGGCTAAAAACGATGCATTCGTTTCACTTGGTGAAGAATTGGCAACTGCTGCATTCACTCAAAAGCCTGCTGATGCTGCTGCATTGAAAGCATTGAAAGCAGACGGTGACTTGACATTTGATGATAAAATCACTGAGTTAATAGGTAAAATTGGTGAGAAATTAGACATTGTAGCTTACGAAGTAATGGAAGGCGAAGCGGTTGTTCCTTATATCCATGCAGGTAGCAAATTGGGCGTTTTGGTTTCTTTGAAAAACACCAATGGTGCGGATGTCTTAGAAGCTGGTAAAGACGTAGGTATGCAGATTGCAGCTATGAACCCAGTGGCTGTAGATAAAGACGGTGTAGATGCTACGGTAGTGGAGAAAGAAATCGAAATTGGAAAAGATCAAGCCAGACAAGAAGGCAAGCCAGAAGCAATGCTTGAAAAAATTGCTCTTGGTAAATTGAATAAATTCTATAAAGAAAACACTTTGTTGAGCCAAGCATTTGTAAAAGACAATGGAGTGAATATTTCACAGTACCTTGATAGTGTAAGCAAAGGCATGACTGTTGCTGAATTTAAAAGAATTACCATCGGATAA
- the rpsB gene encoding 30S ribosomal protein S2: MAKLEHKDLLDAGVHFGHLTRKWDPRMAPFIFMEKNGIHIIDLHKSLECLEEASNALKQIVKSGRKVMFVATKKQAREIVTEEAKRLRMPYVTDRWLGGMLTNFATIRKSLKKMSSMDKMLKDDAFKNLAKREKLMISREKVKLERVLGGIADLTRLPAALFVVDIKREHIAIKEAQKLNIPVFAMVDTNSDPNQVDFPIPANDDAFKSIQLIIGHIGKEMEEALAERKKDRDEKKDQEEAAAKAAVDEKAEAAE; this comes from the coding sequence ATGGCCAAATTAGAGCATAAAGACTTACTTGATGCTGGTGTTCATTTCGGACACTTGACGAGAAAGTGGGATCCACGTATGGCTCCGTTTATCTTCATGGAGAAGAACGGTATCCATATTATCGATCTACATAAATCGCTTGAATGCCTCGAAGAAGCATCAAATGCACTCAAGCAGATAGTGAAATCAGGACGAAAAGTAATGTTCGTTGCTACAAAAAAGCAAGCACGTGAAATCGTAACTGAAGAAGCAAAGAGATTAAGAATGCCTTACGTAACCGATAGATGGTTGGGTGGTATGCTTACCAACTTTGCAACAATTAGAAAATCTCTTAAGAAGATGTCTTCTATGGACAAGATGTTGAAAGATGACGCTTTCAAAAATCTTGCAAAAAGAGAAAAGTTGATGATTAGCAGAGAAAAAGTGAAATTAGAAAGAGTCCTAGGAGGAATCGCTGATTTGACAAGATTGCCTGCAGCACTTTTCGTAGTAGATATCAAAAGAGAGCACATCGCCATCAAAGAAGCACAGAAATTGAACATTCCTGTATTCGCTATGGTTGATACTAACTCTGATCCAAACCAAGTAGATTTCCCAATTCCTGCGAATGATGATGCATTCAAATCAATTCAATTGATCATCGGTCATATCGGTAAAGAAATGGAAGAAGCACTTGCTGAGAGAAAGAAAGATAGAGACGAGAAGAAAGATCAGGAAGAAGCAGCAGCAAAAGCAGCTGTGGATGAAAAAGCAGAAGCAGCTGAATAA
- the rpsI gene encoding 30S ribosomal protein S9, whose protein sequence is MEVTNTIGRRKTSVARLFMAPGKGEIKINNRELKEYFPFEIYQTIVKQPLVLVEEDGNFDFKVNVGGGGYKGQAEAIRLAISRALVEINPEHRPALKKEGFMTRDPRMVERKKPGRRKARRAFQFSKR, encoded by the coding sequence ATGGAAGTAACTAACACCATTGGAAGAAGAAAAACATCTGTAGCCAGATTGTTTATGGCACCTGGGAAAGGTGAAATTAAAATCAACAACAGGGAGTTGAAAGAATATTTCCCATTTGAAATCTATCAAACTATCGTGAAGCAGCCATTAGTGCTCGTGGAAGAAGATGGTAACTTTGATTTTAAAGTGAATGTTGGTGGCGGTGGCTACAAAGGTCAGGCAGAAGCAATCAGACTAGCAATCTCAAGAGCATTGGTAGAGATTAATCCTGAGCACAGACCAGCATTGAAGAAAGAAGGTTTCATGACTAGAGACCCTAGAATGGTAGAACGTAAGAAGCCAGGTAGAAGAAAGGCAAGAAGAGCGTTCCAGTTCAGCAAGCGTTAA
- the rplM gene encoding 50S ribosomal protein L13, which translates to MDSISYKTAMTNKATASKNWVVVDAEGKVLGRLASEVAKMIRGKHKPGYTPNTDCGDNVIVINSDKVKMTGKKWTDKQYISHTGYPGGQRTQTPNEVLAKSSTILVERAVRGMLPKNRLGRALFGNLYVYEGSEHKHEAQTPKEIKL; encoded by the coding sequence GTGGATTCAATAAGTTATAAAACAGCGATGACCAACAAGGCAACAGCCAGTAAAAACTGGGTAGTTGTAGATGCTGAAGGAAAAGTATTGGGAAGATTGGCTAGTGAAGTAGCCAAAATGATAAGAGGAAAGCACAAGCCGGGCTACACACCTAATACCGACTGTGGAGATAACGTGATCGTTATCAATTCCGATAAGGTGAAGATGACGGGTAAAAAATGGACTGACAAGCAGTACATTTCGCATACTGGATATCCAGGCGGCCAAAGAACACAGACACCGAATGAAGTGTTGGCTAAGTCATCCACTATTCTTGTTGAAAGAGCCGTAAGAGGTATGTTGCCTAAAAATAGACTCGGGAGAGCTTTGTTTGGCAACTTGTACGTATATGAAGGATCAGAGCACAAGCATGAGGCTCAGACCCCTAAAGAGATAAAATTATAA
- a CDS encoding SusD/RagB family nutrient-binding outer membrane lipoprotein — protein MKKTLLILGIAIGMFSCDDISELNVDPKNPSEVGAEVLFTYGQYNLVKQFVNIDYNHNVDRMWSNFLTQTTYIQEASYNSTNRDIGGSHWDNIYTESLYELNDAKEVVASEEVSDALLPEKKNKLAQIRIMEVFAYQYLVDNFGSVPYTDALDVNNVVPTYDTGDYIYGAILDSLNAAIADIDVTAAGFSTSGDILYGGDMELWKKFGNSLKLKIGMRVADVASMNPGTIVSEAVAGGVFESNADNASYAFSTGQPYTNPIYDYFVVDSRASDFVVTKFFIDMLEGLSDPRIDAYLDDNIAAGYTGGIYGAEGNAYALLTHIDPALVEADYPGMIMDYAAVSFMLAEAVERGFISGTAATHYDNGVKASFESWGFTAADAAAYLASSGVAYASASGTYKEKIGRQKYIAAFNQGHEAWTEARRLNFPELLPAASDGTPNPHRLVYPTAEPLINTTNYTAASSALGGDNGDSRIFWDLN, from the coding sequence ATGAAAAAGACATTATTAATATTAGGAATAGCAATCGGGATGTTTTCATGTGATGACATCTCAGAATTGAATGTTGACCCTAAGAACCCTTCAGAGGTTGGAGCAGAAGTTCTTTTTACGTATGGTCAGTATAATTTGGTAAAGCAATTCGTCAATATAGATTACAACCACAATGTGGATAGAATGTGGTCTAATTTCTTGACTCAAACTACATATATTCAGGAGGCCAGTTATAACTCAACCAATAGAGATATTGGAGGTAGTCACTGGGATAATATTTATACTGAAAGTTTGTATGAATTGAATGATGCTAAAGAAGTAGTAGCAAGTGAAGAAGTTTCAGATGCTTTGTTGCCTGAAAAGAAAAACAAATTGGCACAAATCAGAATTATGGAAGTATTCGCTTATCAGTACTTAGTGGACAATTTTGGAAGTGTACCATATACAGATGCATTAGATGTAAATAATGTAGTACCTACCTATGATACAGGTGACTATATCTATGGTGCTATTTTGGATAGTTTGAATGCTGCAATCGCAGACATTGATGTTACTGCTGCTGGTTTCAGCACAAGTGGTGATATTCTTTATGGTGGCGATATGGAGCTTTGGAAAAAGTTTGGTAACTCTTTGAAATTGAAAATCGGAATGAGAGTAGCAGACGTAGCTTCAATGAACCCTGGGACGATCGTATCTGAAGCAGTAGCAGGAGGTGTGTTTGAATCTAATGCTGATAATGCATCTTATGCATTTAGCACAGGTCAGCCATATACTAACCCAATCTATGATTACTTTGTAGTGGATAGTAGAGCTTCTGACTTTGTAGTTACTAAATTCTTCATAGACATGCTGGAAGGTTTGTCAGATCCTAGAATCGACGCGTATCTAGACGACAATATTGCTGCAGGTTATACGGGTGGTATTTATGGAGCCGAAGGAAACGCTTATGCGTTATTGACTCATATTGACCCAGCATTGGTTGAAGCAGATTATCCAGGTATGATCATGGATTATGCGGCGGTATCATTTATGCTAGCGGAGGCTGTGGAGAGAGGTTTTATTTCAGGTACTGCAGCTACTCATTATGATAACGGGGTGAAAGCGTCTTTCGAATCTTGGGGATTTACTGCTGCTGATGCAGCAGCCTATTTGGCTAGCTCAGGTGTGGCATATGCTTCTGCTAGTGGTACTTATAAAGAGAAAATAGGAAGACAGAAGTATATTGCGGCTTTTAATCAAGGGCACGAGGCATGGACTGAAGCGAGAAGATTAAACTTTCCTGAGCTTTTGCCAGCAGCTTCTGATGGGACACCAAATCCTCATAGACTAGTTTACCCTACTGCTGAACCATTAATTAACACCACTAATTATACAGCGGCTAGTAGTGCGCTAGGTGGAGATAATGGTGATTCTCGAATCTTTTGGGATTTAAACTAA